From the genome of Candidatus Methylomirabilota bacterium, one region includes:
- a CDS encoding GIY-YIG nuclease family protein: MSFWVYLLRCADGSYYVGHTDHLEKRMAEHAMGTIPGYTLKRRPVTLAFAEDFCTREEALERERQIKGWRREKKEALIQSDWSEISRLAKGTHQPVPSTGSG, from the coding sequence ATGAGCTTTTGGGTCTACCTATTACGCTGTGCGGATGGTTCCTACTATGTTGGTCATACTGATCATCTGGAGAAACGTATGGCAGAGCATGCGATGGGTACGATTCCAGGGTACACCCTGAAGAGAAGACCAGTTACCCTTGCGTTTGCAGAAGATTTTTGCACACGCGAAGAAGCTCTGGAACGTGAAAGACAGATCAAGGGCTGGAGGCGGGAAAAGAAAGAAGCGCTGATTCAGTCCGATTGGAGTGAGATTTCTCGCTTGGCGAAAGGAACCCACCAGCCGGTTCCTTCGACAGGCTCAGGATGA